From a single Mycosarcoma maydis chromosome 2, whole genome shotgun sequence genomic region:
- a CDS encoding uncharacterized protein (related to MRM2 - mitochondrial rRNA methyl transferase), protein MQRQKADVYVKQRSRPNSPGKQGNAKDGNSLATSSGYVARSAFKLLQLDDRYRFLRPGRVMVDLGAAPGGWSQAIIERTRSATTGKVFALDLLPVADIEGVTSIQGDFLDPTIQAKLRQLVSDAALGGRSGRDAEPQVDGFVDVVVSDMMANTTGHPIVDTEASLELCRAATNFAIQNLKHDIQLMQDGERRSPTSLASKASVLVMKYFMSHQADLFRRDVLEKHFHFVKAEKMDASRKESREQFWICIGLKCKQPS, encoded by the exons ATGCAACGCCAAAAGGCTGATGTGTACGTCAAGCAGCGCTCTCGCCCAAACAGCCCCGGGAAGCAAGGCAACGCCAAGGATGGCAATTCATTGGCGACCTCAAGTGGCTATGTAGCACGGTCAGCGTTCAAGCTATTGCAACTGGACGATCGATACAGGTTTCTGCGACCTGGACGCGTGATGGTAGACCTCGGCGCTGCACCAGGCGGATGGAGTCAAGCTATCATCGAGCGTACTCGCAGTGCAACGACAGGCAAAGTATTCGCACTAGATTTGTTACCGGTGGCAGACATCGAGGGCGTCACTTCGATTCAGGGCGACTTTCTCGATCCGACCATTCAAGCAAAGCTCAGACAACTGGTCTCGGATGCAGCGCTCGGCGGTAGGAGTGGAAGGGATGCAGAACCACAAGTTGACGGCTTTGTCGATGTTGTAGTCAGCGACATGATGG CAAACACAACCGGCCACCCGATCGTCGATACAGAGGCCTCCTTGGAACTATGTCGGGCAGCAACG AACTTTGCAATCCAAAACCTGAAGCACGACATCCAACTGATGCAGGATGGAGAGCGTAGATCGCCGACATCGCTCGCGTCAAAGGcgagcgtgttggtgaTGAAGTACTTTATGTCGCACCAAGCCGATCTGTTCCGCAGAGATgtgctcgagaagcacTTTCACTTTGTCAAGGCAGAAAAGATGGATGCCAGCCGAAAAGAGTCCAGAGAGCAATTCTGGATCTGCATCGGATTGAAATGTAAACAGCCAAGCTAG
- a CDS encoding putative glutathione-disulfide reductase GLR1: protein MPPVPKPTSTHYDMVVIGGGSGAMGVSRRAAAYGKKVCVIEEDGRLGGTCVNVGCVPKKLMWHAADMAEHLKEAPEYGFGDVVNKPKVPEFAWKYFAEKRDAYVRRLNGIYDRNLDKDGVEYLSGHGKLTGKNEVEVTMRGQDGSFNAGTYKITGDRIVIATGGRPVIPSDDKIPGASLGIDSDGFFELKEQPKRVAVVGAGYIAVELAGVFNTLGSQTHLLIRHDTFLRPFDPIISETLQDYMSRTGLNVHKQTNITKVEGSKGGPLTIHTDKGDSIEVDCLLWAIGRRPNTDNLGLETVGVQLDKGGNIVVDKYQETNVRNVFAIGDIQGKALLTPVAIAAGRKLSNRLYSNHASLKDDHMDYDNIPTVIFSHPTSGTVGLSEAQAVQKFGRENVSIHTSKFTSMYYGMLDHKAPSAFKMVVAPGDKVVGLHIVGLGADEMLQGFAVAIKMGATVKDFQDTCAIHPTSAEEVVTMIPTTKHA from the coding sequence ATGCCTCCGGTTCCCAAACCCACTTCAACGCACTATGACATGGTCGTCATCGGTGGTGGATCCGGCGCTATGGGTGTCTCGCGTCGTGCTGCGGCTTACGGCAAGAAGGTCTGCGTGATCGAAGAGGACGGTCGGCTGGGTGGGACGTGCGTCAACGTCGGTTGTGTACccaagaagctcatgtGGCACGCTGCGGATATGGCAGAGCATCTCAAGGAAGCGCCGGAATACGGCTTCGGCGATGTGGTCAACAAGCCCAAGGTGCCCGAATTCGCGTGGAAATACTTTGCCGAGAAACGCGATGCATACGTTCGCAGGCTGAACGGTATCTACGACCGAAACCTGGACAAGGATGGCGTCGAGTATCTGTCGGGCCATGGAAAGCTAACTGGTAAgaacgaggtcgaggtgacCATGCGCGGCCAGGATGGATCGTTCAATGCGGGCACATACAAGATCACTGGTGATCGCATTGTGATTGCCACCGGCGGTAGACCAGTCATTCCGAGCGACGACAAGATTCCCGGTGCTTCGTTGGGGATCGACTCGGACGGCTTCTTTGAGCTCAAGGAACAGCCAAAACGTGTGGCGGTCGTTGGCGCAGGTTACATCGCCGTTGAGCTTGCCGGTGTATTCAACACGCTCGGCTCGCAAACGCATTTGCTCATTCGACACGATACCTTCTTGCGACCATTCGACCCGATCATCTCCGAGACGTTGCAGGATTACATGTCCAGAACCGGACTCAACGTTCACAAGCAGACTAACATCACCAAGGTGGAAGGTAGCAAAGGCGGACCtctcacgattcacactGACAAGGGAGATAGTATCGAAGTGGACTGTCTGCTGTGGGCGATTGGTCGACGACCGAACACGGACAACCTCGGACTTGAGACGGTGGGTGTGCAACTGGACAAGGGAGGCAACATTGTTGTGGACAAGTACCAAGAGACGAACGTGCGTAACGTATTTGCGATCGGTGATATTCAGGGCAAAGCGTTGCTCACTCCCGTAGCGATTGCAGCGGGACGTAAGCTCTCGAACCGTCTTTACTCGAATCATGCGTCGCTCAAAGACGACCACATGGACTACGACAACATCCCCACCGTGATCTTCTCGCACCCCACATCCGGCACTGTCGGTCTGTCGGAAGCGCAAGCCGTCCAGAAATTCGGCAGGGAAAACGTCTCGATCCACACGTCCAAGTTCACCTCGATGTACTACGGCATGTTGGACCACAAGGCTCCTAGTGCGTTCAAAATGGTCGTCGCTCCAGGTGACAAGGTGGTCGGTTTGCACATCGTCGGCTTGGGCGCAGATGAGATGCTGCAGGGTTTCGCCGTCGCTATCAAGATGGGCGCTACAGTCAAGGATTTCCAGGACACATGTGCTATCCACCCTACCAGCGCTGAAGAGGTCGTCACTATGATTCCTACCACCAAGCACGCCTGA